The Stutzerimonas stutzeri RCH2 genomic interval ATGTTCATGCCTTTGTGATCCATCGGCATGCCGTCCATTGGCTCCTTGTCGGCGGCATAGGCGACTGGCACCAGGAAGAGTGAGGCAAGGGTGATGTGCTTAATGTTCATGGATGTTCTCCAGTGGGGTTGGTTGCTTGCTGGGTGGTAACTCGCAATTGCCGGCGGCGCATCAGCAGGTAAGCTGCCGGCAGAACGAACAGGGAGAGCAAAGGGGCGGTGATCATCCCGCCCACCATGGGCGCGGCGATGCGGCTCATGATTTCGCTGCCGGTTCCGCTACCCCAGAGGATGGGCAGCAGACCGGCGATAATCACTGCTACGGTCATGGCCTTGGGGCGCACCCGCTGCACAGCGCCTTCGCGGATTGCGTCGAGCAGTACGCCTTCGCCATGGGCTCCAGCGTTAACCCGATCTGTCCATGCGTTCTTCAAATACAGCAGCATAATGACGCCGAACTCAGCAGAAACGCCTGCCAGTGCGATGAAACCGATTCCTGTCGCTACGGATAGGTTGTACCCGAGCAAATAGAGGAACCAGACGCCACCGGTTAGGGCGAATGGCAGCGTGGCCATGATCAGCAACGCCTCCCCAAAGCGCCCAAACGTGAGGTAGAGCAAGACAAAAATGATGAGCAAGGTAGCCGGCACGACGAGCTTCAGCTTCGCGTTAGCTCGCTCCATGAATTCGAATTGGCCGGAATAGCTGATGCTCATGCCGGATTCGAGCTGGACCCCTTTGCTGATCTTTTCCCTCAGATCGCCCACCACAGCCGCCATGTCGCGGCCACGAACATCGACGTAAACCCAGCCCGACAGCCTTGCGTTTTCGCTTTTAAGCATGGGCGGTCCGTCTGTCACCTGTACTTTGGCCACGGTCCCCAACGTGATCTGGCTGCCTTGCGGCGTGTAGATCGGTAGGTTGCGCAGATCGGATATCGAGTCGCGCCACTCGCGGCCATAGCGGAGGTTGATCGGATACCTGGCGAGCCCTTCCACGGTTTCACCAATGGTTTGACCACCGATGGCACCGGCCACGATCGATTGCACGTCCGCGATATTCAGGCCGTAGCGTGCGGCGGCGACACGATCGATATCCACATCGATATACCTGCCGCCGGTCAGTCTCTCAGCAAGTGCCGAACTGACCCCAGGCACCGTTTTGGCGATTTTTTCCACTGCCTGGGTGGCTTTGTCGATCTGTGCCAAGTCAGTGCCATACACTTTCACCCCGATCGGGCTCTTGATACCCGTCGCCAGCATATCGATACGGTTTCGAATCGGCGGGATCCACAGATTGGCTAATCCAGGTACCTGTACGGTGCGATCCAACTCCTCAACCAGCTTGTCAGGCGTCATCCCAGGGCGCCATTGATCCTTCGGCTTGAACTGAATGGTCGTCTCGAACATTTCCAGCGGGGCGGGATCTGTAGCGGTGTCGGCTCGACCAGCCTTACCGAACACGTGTGCAACTTCTGGAACCGTTTTTATGAGCCGGTCCGTCTGCTGCAGTAGCTCAGAAGCCTTCTGAGCGGAGAGGCCTGGAAGCGCAGTGGGCATATAAAGGAGGTCACCTTCATCCAGCGGGGGCAAGAACTCCCCACCAAGGCGAGAGGCCGGCCACAAGCCTGTCAGGAAGACCAGAACAGCCACCAGCAGAGTCATCTTGGGCCAGCGCAGTACCGCGTCCAGGGCCGGCTTGTAGATCCAGATGAGGCCACGGTTGAGTGGATTACGGTGTTCGTCAGGGATTTTGCCCCTGATCCAATACCCCATGAGCACCGGAACCAGCGTGACAGACAGGCCCGCGGCGGCTGCCATTGCATAGGTTTTGGTGAACGCCAGTGGACCGAACAGCCGGCCTTCCTGCGCCTCCAGGGTGAACACTGGTATGAACGACAGCGTGATGATCAGCAGGCTGAAGAACAGTGCCGGCCCCACTTCAACAGCCGCGTCAGTAATGACCTTCCAGTGCTCCTGGCCCTTCAAGGTGGAGTCAGGATGCCGCTTGTGCCAGGCCTCAATGTGCTTGTGGGCGTTTTCGATCATGACGATTGCTGCATCGACCATCGCTCCGATGGCGATCGCGATGCCACCCAACGACATGATGTTGGCGTTGATGCCTTGCCGCTGCATGATCACAAAAGCAATCAGGATGCCGATCGGCAACGACACGATGGCGACCAACGACGAGCGCAGATGCCACAGAAAAATCGCGCAAACCAACGCAACGACAATGAACTCCTCGATGAGCTTGTGCGTGAGGTTTTCAACGGCACTGTCGATCAGCTTGCTACGGTCGTACGTCGTGACGATTTCGACGCCTTGGGGCAGGCTCGCTTTCAGCTCATCCAGTTTGGTCTGAACGGCAGCGATGGTTTCCCGAGCGTTCTTGCCGCTCCGCAGGATCACCACGCCGCCGACTACCTCACCTTCACCGTCAAGCTCGCTGATGCCCCGGCGCATTTCCGGGCCGAGCTGGATATGCGCAACGTCCCCTAGCGTCACAGGCACGCCGCCGTCGAGACGCAAAGGAATGGCTCGAAAGTCTTTGAGTGTCTTGAGATACCCGGTCGCACGGACCATGAACTCGGTTTCTGCGAGTTCCAGAACACTCCCGCCGGTTTCACGGTTGGCTTCATCGATCGCCTTTGCAATCTGCTGCTGCGTCACGCCCCTGCTTGCCATGCGCACGGGATCCAGTACGACCTGATACTGCTTGACCATCCCGCCTATGGGCGCGACTTCCGCCACGTTGGGCAGTGTCTTGAGCTCATAGCGCAGGAACCAATCTTGCAAAGAGCGCAGCTGCGAGAGGTCATGTTTGCCCGTTCGGTCTACCAAAGCATATTGGTAGATCCAGCCGACACCTGTGGCGTCAGGGCCCAAAGCGGGTTTGGCGGCGGCGGGAAGCCGACTCTGCACCTGACTCAGGTACTCCAGCACCCGAGAACGGGCCCAATAGAGGTCGGTGCCGTCCTCAAACAGGACGTACACGTAGCTATCCCCGAAGAAGGAGTAGCCGCGGACCGTCTTTGCGCCGGGGACAGACAGCATGGTCGTCGTCAGTGGGTAGGTGACCTGATTCTCAACGATCCGGGGCGCCTGCCCGGGGTATGGCGTGCGGATGATGACCTGAACGTCGGAAAGGTCTGGCAATGCATCAACAGCGGTGTTTTTGACCGACCAGACACCCCAAGCCACCGCGAACACAGTAGCCAGCAGGATCAGAAAGCGGTTGGCCACTGACCAGCGAATTATGGCTGCGATCATCGCTGGCCCCCCAGCTTCTCGATGTGCTCAATGACCAGGCCCTCTTCGCTTTCACGCGCGCCGACACGGACGTGATCGCCGGTCTGCAACTTTGTTAGGAGCGATTGATCTGCAACCGGAAAGGACATTGTCATCCCAGGCATGTTCAGCGTCTTGAACGGCCCATGCGACAGGCCAACCATGCCATCTTCCAGGCTGACGATCGTACCTTCAGCCTCGTGCAGCGCAGGTTCTGTAGAAGTTGCAGGCTCCTCCAAACCCTGAGCGGTCAGCCCGCGTAGGCTCGCCTCTGAATCCAGGAGAAACTGACCGGACGCCACGACCTTCTGACC includes:
- a CDS encoding efflux RND transporter permease subunit, encoding MIAAIIRWSVANRFLILLATVFAVAWGVWSVKNTAVDALPDLSDVQVIIRTPYPGQAPRIVENQVTYPLTTTMLSVPGAKTVRGYSFFGDSYVYVLFEDGTDLYWARSRVLEYLSQVQSRLPAAAKPALGPDATGVGWIYQYALVDRTGKHDLSQLRSLQDWFLRYELKTLPNVAEVAPIGGMVKQYQVVLDPVRMASRGVTQQQIAKAIDEANRETGGSVLELAETEFMVRATGYLKTLKDFRAIPLRLDGGVPVTLGDVAHIQLGPEMRRGISELDGEGEVVGGVVILRSGKNARETIAAVQTKLDELKASLPQGVEIVTTYDRSKLIDSAVENLTHKLIEEFIVVALVCAIFLWHLRSSLVAIVSLPIGILIAFVIMQRQGINANIMSLGGIAIAIGAMVDAAIVMIENAHKHIEAWHKRHPDSTLKGQEHWKVITDAAVEVGPALFFSLLIITLSFIPVFTLEAQEGRLFGPLAFTKTYAMAAAAGLSVTLVPVLMGYWIRGKIPDEHRNPLNRGLIWIYKPALDAVLRWPKMTLLVAVLVFLTGLWPASRLGGEFLPPLDEGDLLYMPTALPGLSAQKASELLQQTDRLIKTVPEVAHVFGKAGRADTATDPAPLEMFETTIQFKPKDQWRPGMTPDKLVEELDRTVQVPGLANLWIPPIRNRIDMLATGIKSPIGVKVYGTDLAQIDKATQAVEKIAKTVPGVSSALAERLTGGRYIDVDIDRVAAARYGLNIADVQSIVAGAIGGQTIGETVEGLARYPINLRYGREWRDSISDLRNLPIYTPQGSQITLGTVAKVQVTDGPPMLKSENARLSGWVYVDVRGRDMAAVVGDLREKISKGVQLESGMSISYSGQFEFMERANAKLKLVVPATLLIIFVLLYLTFGRFGEALLIMATLPFALTGGVWFLYLLGYNLSVATGIGFIALAGVSAEFGVIMLLYLKNAWTDRVNAGAHGEGVLLDAIREGAVQRVRPKAMTVAVIIAGLLPILWGSGTGSEIMSRIAAPMVGGMITAPLLSLFVLPAAYLLMRRRQLRVTTQQATNPTGEHP